From one Gallionella capsiferriformans ES-2 genomic stretch:
- a CDS encoding type II and III secretion system protein — MKKRIILLLVLWFSVSIQASELESINLKHRTAEELIPVIRPLLDKDEMVSGMNYQLIVRASSHRITQIKRLLDGLDTMPRRLKVTVMQNVDSDTASRLLALSGSMGSRISLGQNGTQASIISTRSLEDDKKTQQLQVLEGNRALVRSGQSVPLPQRQVVQTPWGTQVTETTQYREVASGFYVLPRLQGERVTLEISTQNDALATNQNSAGTTRIQSTNSVVSGRLGEWISLGGAEQQHSVDDSTITTRSTSRLNEARSVLIKVEEVD, encoded by the coding sequence ATGAAAAAACGGATTATCTTGTTGTTAGTGCTGTGGTTTAGCGTGTCAATACAGGCCAGCGAGCTTGAAAGCATTAACCTCAAGCACCGTACTGCCGAAGAGCTGATACCTGTGATCCGGCCTTTGCTCGATAAGGATGAAATGGTCAGCGGCATGAACTATCAGCTTATTGTGCGCGCATCCTCACATCGTATTACGCAGATTAAACGCCTGCTCGATGGACTCGATACGATGCCGCGCCGCTTGAAAGTCACGGTGATGCAGAATGTCGACAGCGATACGGCATCGCGTCTGCTGGCGTTGTCGGGCAGCATGGGATCGCGCATCAGTCTGGGACAGAACGGCACGCAGGCCAGTATCATCAGCACCCGTTCGCTTGAAGACGATAAGAAGACCCAGCAGCTACAGGTGCTGGAGGGTAATCGGGCTCTGGTGCGTAGCGGCCAGAGTGTGCCGCTACCTCAGCGACAGGTCGTGCAAACCCCGTGGGGGACGCAGGTGACGGAGACGACGCAGTACCGGGAGGTCGCCAGCGGATTTTATGTCCTGCCGCGCCTGCAGGGGGAACGGGTGACGCTGGAAATCAGCACGCAGAATGACGCTTTAGCAACGAATCAGAATTCGGCGGGCACGACCCGCATACAAAGTACGAACAGTGTTGTGTCGGGGCGCTTAGGCGAATGGATCAGCCTGGGCGGTGCGGAGCAGCAGCACAGTGTCGATGATTCGACGATCACCACGCGCAGCACCTCGAGGCTCAATGAAGCGCGCTCCGTGCTGATCAAGGTTGAAGAAGTCGATTAG
- a CDS encoding C40 family peptidase — protein MKYPATLFSVLLLSACGTAPVHTSAPQSSYTAPLNDEAQMNNLAIYAMSLHDTPYQYGGASRNNGFDCSGFVQFVFQNSLGLNLPRTSAEMGRIGTPLDTTQLKPGDLVFFNTTRSANSHVGIFIGENRFVHSPKSGKAIMITSLNEKYWRARYNGARRITPNKQFAVNN, from the coding sequence ATGAAATATCCAGCCACGCTTTTTTCAGTATTGCTGCTCAGCGCATGCGGCACTGCGCCTGTCCATACCAGCGCGCCACAGTCAAGCTACACAGCGCCCCTGAATGACGAAGCGCAGATGAACAATCTCGCGATCTATGCGATGAGCCTGCACGACACCCCCTACCAGTATGGCGGTGCTTCACGCAACAACGGATTCGATTGCAGCGGTTTTGTACAGTTCGTGTTCCAAAATTCGCTCGGGCTGAATCTACCGCGCACCAGCGCTGAAATGGGTCGCATCGGCACGCCGTTAGACACGACCCAGTTAAAACCCGGAGATCTGGTGTTCTTCAACACAACGCGCAGCGCTAATTCCCATGTCGGTATTTTTATCGGCGAAAACCGCTTCGTTCATTCGCCTAAATCCGGCAAGGCGATCATGATTACCAGCCTGAATGAAAAGTACTGGCGTGCTCGTTACAACGGTGCCCGCCGCATCACGCCGAACAAACAGTTCGCCGTCAATAATTAA
- a CDS encoding DUF6765 family protein: MQIDFHHATTYVIAREAGFDHHDADIIAYASQYVDDATCSGAVYFDNGAAYNRINSAHKMIDIRNAEELANHNVWLPFHFLPGNGGLPAEQNPEGSFIDKIVCTPDSPIAREMVRDAILDKHRAYGLHRLGVTLHVYADTWAHQGFAGVTHQINEVEKARETGKSGIFNKPLSNLLGSFLDDAIPPLGHARAQIFPDMPFLRWQYKNGRGKLIPRDNPADFMAASEQMCIAMRRYILGDPEALVPGLSAQTREQIGTMFATTLSADGDARHQKWLTAIRDGLFTVCGKTDIDDYDPLGKASWKAAALGTSDDLHKYGYQSHFLSSNWKEFHDAIQAHRFNVIYNILPKYGICAA, from the coding sequence ATGCAAATTGATTTTCACCACGCCACCACCTATGTCATCGCACGCGAAGCCGGCTTCGATCATCACGATGCCGATATCATTGCCTACGCATCCCAGTATGTCGACGATGCAACCTGCAGCGGCGCGGTCTATTTTGATAACGGGGCCGCCTATAACCGCATCAATTCGGCACATAAAATGATCGATATTCGCAACGCGGAGGAGCTGGCCAATCACAATGTCTGGCTGCCTTTTCACTTTTTACCCGGCAACGGCGGATTGCCGGCAGAGCAAAATCCCGAAGGCAGTTTCATCGACAAAATTGTCTGCACGCCGGATAGTCCGATCGCGCGTGAAATGGTGCGCGATGCCATACTGGATAAGCATCGCGCCTATGGCTTGCACAGACTGGGCGTGACCCTGCATGTCTATGCAGACACCTGGGCCCATCAGGGATTCGCCGGCGTCACGCACCAGATCAACGAAGTGGAAAAAGCCCGTGAGACCGGAAAGTCCGGTATTTTCAACAAGCCGTTGAGTAACCTGCTGGGCAGTTTTCTGGATGATGCCATCCCGCCGTTAGGACACGCCCGTGCACAAATTTTTCCTGACATGCCTTTTTTACGCTGGCAATACAAAAACGGCCGCGGCAAACTGATCCCGCGTGACAATCCGGCCGATTTTATGGCCGCCAGCGAACAGATGTGCATCGCAATGCGGCGCTATATACTGGGGGATCCGGAGGCTCTTGTACCCGGACTTAGCGCTCAGACCCGGGAACAAATCGGCACGATGTTCGCCACCACGCTGTCCGCTGACGGCGACGCGCGTCATCAAAAATGGCTCACGGCGATTCGGGACGGACTATTTACCGTGTGCGGCAAAACGGACATAGACGACTACGACCCGCTAGGTAAGGCTTCATGGAAGGCTGCTGCGCTCGGCACGAGCGACGACTTGCATAAATACGGCTATCAATCGCACTTTCTGAGCAGCAACTGGAAAGAGTTTCACGATGCGATTCAGGCCCACCGTTTCAATGTGATTTACAACATTCTGCCCAAATACGGTATCTGTGCCGCATAA
- the trxB gene encoding thioredoxin-disulfide reductase: MTTQHHRLIILGSGPAGYTAAVYAARANLGPVLITGMAQGGQLMTTTEVDNWPGDVSGVQGPELMARLQQHAERFNTLMISDHIHTARLQQKPFLLEGDAGSYTCDALIICTGASAQYLGLPSEEAFMGRGVSGCATCDGFFYRGQNVAVIGGGNTAVEEALYLANIAKHVTLVHRRDTFRAERIMIDHLMEKVAEGKITLQLNSTLDEVLGDASGVTGMRVKDVQSGDKQDIELTGVFIAIGHKPNTEIFAGQLEMNNGYISTRGGSTGNATAASISGVFAAGDVQDQIYRQAVTSAATGCMAALDADKYLASIGKL; this comes from the coding sequence ATGACCACTCAACACCACCGTCTCATCATTTTGGGTTCAGGACCTGCCGGTTATACGGCGGCCGTCTATGCTGCACGCGCGAACCTCGGCCCCGTGCTGATCACCGGTATGGCACAGGGTGGACAGTTGATGACCACCACGGAAGTGGACAACTGGCCGGGCGATGTATCGGGCGTACAAGGCCCTGAATTGATGGCAAGGCTGCAGCAGCACGCGGAACGCTTCAATACGCTGATGATTTCCGATCACATCCACACCGCCCGTCTGCAACAAAAACCGTTCCTGCTCGAAGGCGATGCGGGCAGCTATACCTGCGATGCACTGATCATCTGCACCGGCGCATCCGCTCAGTATCTGGGACTGCCCTCCGAAGAAGCCTTCATGGGACGCGGCGTGTCGGGTTGCGCGACCTGCGACGGGTTCTTCTACCGGGGACAGAATGTGGCCGTGATCGGTGGCGGCAACACCGCCGTCGAAGAAGCCCTGTATCTTGCCAACATCGCCAAACACGTCACCTTAGTACACCGTCGCGACACCTTCCGTGCAGAACGCATCATGATCGATCATCTGATGGAGAAAGTAGCCGAAGGAAAGATCACACTGCAACTGAACAGTACGCTCGATGAAGTGCTGGGCGATGCCTCAGGCGTCACCGGCATGCGCGTCAAAGATGTGCAAAGCGGAGACAAACAGGATATCGAGTTGACCGGTGTGTTCATCGCGATCGGACACAAACCGAATACCGAAATTTTCGCAGGCCAACTGGAAATGAACAATGGCTACATCAGCACGCGCGGCGGCTCAACGGGTAACGCAACAGCCGCCAGCATTTCCGGCGTGTTTGCGGCAGGCGATGTACAGGATCAAATCTATCGTCAGGCAGTCACCAGCGCGGCAACCGGCTGCATGGCGGCGCTCGACGCGGACAAATATCTGGCCTCTATCGGAAAGCTGTAA
- a CDS encoding P-II family nitrogen regulator encodes MKEIKAIVRPAKLHKIRDAFRLLPGFPGMNISNVEGCSAHSGIEQSDSLKNELTDFTKKLRIEIIAPDEMLDEILAIIHRTAHTGQTGDGVLWVTDVQTFTRLCTLPVQE; translated from the coding sequence ATGAAAGAAATCAAAGCAATCGTACGACCCGCAAAACTGCATAAAATACGCGATGCGTTCCGGCTGCTGCCGGGTTTTCCCGGTATGAATATTTCGAATGTGGAAGGTTGCAGTGCGCATTCGGGTATCGAGCAGAGTGACTCGTTGAAAAACGAGTTGACTGACTTCACCAAAAAACTGCGGATCGAAATCATTGCTCCCGATGAAATGCTTGATGAGATTCTGGCGATCATTCACCGCACTGCGCATACGGGGCAGACAGGGGACGGCGTGTTGTGGGTAACTGATGTGCAGACGTTTACGAGATTGTGTACGCTGCCTGTTCAAGAGTAG
- a CDS encoding calcium:proton antiporter, translated as MNTLKSEWPIIIAFAMLALGFTLEHAAVEQGGLLLWAALLAILAAIIGVAFRIAHHAEVLALRFGEPYGTLILTLAAVSVEVVILIVLLQGAPNPTLTRDTVFAAIMFDINGILGLAAIVGGLKHGSARYNVDSANSFIAMLLVAIGIGMFIPDFVPDAKWMGYSVFSIVMMVVMYTAFLRLQTVEHRRFFEYSTQLEEEVQDRLKSPNSLHVAVMLGAIVLVGLLSEVLSVLLDAGLSGSGLPRAIPAVLVALISASPEILTALKAAQQNRMQTTVNIALGASLATVLLTLPVLEGIALFNGERIDLALTPVQGGMLLLTFLTVMNNLHDGETNAIEGISHFALFCAFIALVMTGVL; from the coding sequence ATGAATACGCTTAAGTCCGAATGGCCTATCATCATTGCATTTGCGATGCTGGCGTTAGGTTTTACGCTGGAACATGCTGCGGTCGAGCAGGGCGGCTTGCTGTTGTGGGCGGCCTTGTTGGCCATATTAGCCGCGATCATCGGCGTTGCGTTTCGTATTGCTCATCATGCGGAAGTGCTGGCGCTGCGCTTTGGTGAACCTTATGGCACGCTGATCCTGACCCTCGCCGCCGTGTCGGTCGAAGTGGTGATTCTGATCGTTTTGCTGCAAGGGGCGCCGAATCCGACCCTGACTCGCGATACCGTATTTGCTGCGATTATGTTCGACATCAACGGTATATTGGGTCTGGCGGCGATTGTCGGCGGTCTTAAACACGGCAGCGCCCGCTACAATGTGGACTCGGCCAATTCTTTCATTGCCATGTTGCTGGTTGCAATCGGAATTGGCATGTTTATCCCCGATTTTGTGCCGGATGCGAAATGGATGGGATACTCTGTTTTTTCTATCGTCATGATGGTCGTGATGTACACCGCTTTTCTTCGCCTGCAGACGGTTGAACATCGCCGCTTTTTTGAATATTCGACCCAGCTGGAAGAAGAAGTGCAGGACAGGCTGAAGAGTCCGAATAGCCTGCATGTTGCCGTGATGCTGGGGGCGATTGTGCTGGTGGGGCTGCTCTCAGAGGTGCTGTCCGTACTGCTCGATGCAGGGCTCAGCGGTAGCGGTTTGCCTCGTGCGATTCCTGCCGTGCTGGTCGCCTTGATTTCCGCCAGTCCGGAGATCCTCACCGCGCTGAAGGCCGCGCAGCAAAATCGTATGCAGACCACCGTCAATATTGCGCTGGGCGCCTCATTGGCTACGGTGCTGTTGACACTGCCTGTGCTTGAGGGCATTGCGCTGTTCAACGGCGAGCGAATCGATTTGGCGCTCACGCCGGTTCAGGGCGGTATGCTGCTGCTCACCTTTCTGACCGTGATGAACAACCTGCATGACGGTGAAACCAATGCCATCGAAGGTATCAGCCATTTCGCACTGTTTTGTGCTTTTATTGCGCTGGTCATGACAGGCGTGCTGTGA
- a CDS encoding sensor histidine kinase has product MSWYRTWIKTVSLRHRLLWSVLLPMLILLVINIVVVSKMGYDSATRRHDHFLQDVSAKLLEQLNTRQGHVGFNDRNLNILTEDKSDEVHYFFRGVQSNFRFGDADLPEPTEMLTAEPIYYFDTYRDKPVRMMAVIMPQADVNAEPVVMVVAKTLVLYHERAWEWIWRVLPAHLILMGLSAVLVWWGVGRGLRPLLDLRDEVTRRSSLDLHPLPEQKIILEVRPLIHSFNELMARLDVSLAAQQRFITNAAHQLRTPLSGFKTQAELIMGMDNVDEIHYTMRQLHIAADQAGRMISQLLVLASSEPGAQTQESFSRLNLVALARDITQSWVPRSLKRHIDLGLESEENVIDVTGNALLMAEMLGNLIDNALRYSHYSGQVTVRISRKGGKVCLEVEDNGPGIAVSERQRIFERFYRVPGTLQDGCGLGLSIVREIAHRHQAEVYVLSGSNGQGTLMRILFAQNSAQVVP; this is encoded by the coding sequence GTGAGCTGGTACCGAACCTGGATCAAGACGGTCAGCCTACGCCATCGCTTGTTGTGGAGTGTGCTGCTGCCGATGCTGATACTGCTGGTTATCAATATCGTGGTGGTCAGCAAAATGGGATACGACAGCGCAACGCGCAGGCACGATCATTTTTTGCAGGACGTCAGCGCCAAATTGCTGGAACAGTTAAATACCAGGCAAGGGCATGTGGGCTTTAATGACCGCAACCTAAATATTCTGACCGAAGACAAAAGTGATGAGGTTCACTATTTTTTTCGCGGAGTACAGAGTAACTTCCGTTTCGGTGATGCCGACTTGCCGGAACCGACGGAAATGCTCACTGCAGAGCCCATTTATTATTTCGATACCTACAGAGACAAACCGGTACGCATGATGGCCGTGATTATGCCGCAGGCAGATGTCAATGCGGAGCCTGTTGTGATGGTGGTGGCAAAAACGCTGGTGCTTTATCACGAACGCGCGTGGGAGTGGATTTGGCGTGTACTGCCAGCCCATCTAATTCTGATGGGACTTTCTGCGGTGCTGGTCTGGTGGGGGGTGGGACGGGGTTTACGGCCTTTGCTGGATTTGCGCGATGAGGTGACCCGCCGTTCTTCACTGGATTTACATCCGTTGCCGGAGCAGAAAATCATTCTTGAAGTCAGGCCCCTGATCCACAGTTTTAACGAGTTGATGGCGCGTTTGGACGTGTCACTAGCGGCACAGCAACGCTTTATCACCAATGCAGCGCATCAGTTGCGCACCCCGCTGAGCGGTTTTAAGACGCAGGCCGAGTTGATCATGGGCATGGATAATGTCGATGAGATACATTACACGATGCGGCAGTTGCATATCGCGGCCGATCAGGCCGGTCGTATGATCAGCCAGTTGCTGGTATTGGCCAGTTCCGAGCCGGGCGCGCAAACGCAAGAGAGTTTTTCCCGGCTGAATCTGGTGGCTCTGGCGCGCGACATCACGCAATCCTGGGTGCCGCGTTCTCTGAAGCGTCATATCGATCTGGGATTGGAGAGCGAAGAGAATGTGATTGATGTGACAGGGAATGCCTTGTTGATGGCGGAGATGCTAGGCAACCTGATCGACAATGCGTTGCGCTACAGCCATTACAGCGGGCAGGTGACGGTGCGCATCAGTCGCAAGGGAGGCAAGGTCTGTCTGGAAGTGGAAGACAATGGCCCCGGTATTGCGGTCAGTGAGCGTCAGCGCATCTTTGAGCGATTTTATCGTGTGCCGGGTACGCTACAGGATGGCTGCGGGTTAGGATTGTCTATCGTCCGCGAAATTGCGCATCGTCATCAGGCTGAGGTTTATGTGCTATCAGGTTCCAATGGTCAGGGGACGTTGATGAGGATCCTCTTTGCGCAAAACAGCGCACAAGTCGTGCCGTGA
- a CDS encoding response regulator transcription factor, translated as MHLLLVEDDPVLANGLMHSLQLANFTVTHEANGQRADHWLTVKCFDLLILDLGLPDMDGTEILSRLRQRGNLIPVLLLTARNSLTDRVHGLDGGADDYLAKPFELQELEARIRALLRRSQPIGHARLEVGGLCLDMEGQCATLNQVPLDLLARELNLLKILMQQAGRVISKDVLCEQLSSAGEEISSNAVEVYVHRLRKKIESGGVSILTLRGLGYMLALP; from the coding sequence ATGCATTTACTCCTCGTCGAAGATGACCCGGTGCTGGCCAATGGTCTGATGCACTCACTGCAGTTGGCCAATTTTACGGTGACCCATGAGGCCAACGGCCAGCGCGCAGACCATTGGTTGACCGTGAAATGCTTTGATCTGCTGATACTCGATCTGGGCTTGCCGGATATGGATGGCACGGAAATTCTTTCCCGATTACGCCAGCGCGGCAATTTAATACCGGTGTTGCTTTTGACGGCTCGCAACAGCCTGACGGATCGGGTTCACGGGCTCGATGGCGGGGCGGATGATTATCTGGCCAAACCCTTTGAATTGCAGGAGCTGGAGGCGCGTATCAGGGCGTTGTTGCGGCGCAGCCAGCCCATTGGCCATGCCCGGCTGGAAGTGGGAGGGTTGTGCCTGGATATGGAGGGGCAATGCGCCACGCTCAATCAAGTACCGCTTGATTTGCTCGCACGCGAGCTGAACTTGTTGAAAATACTGATGCAGCAGGCAGGTCGCGTAATCAGCAAAGACGTGCTGTGTGAACAGCTCTCCTCCGCAGGGGAAGAGATCAGCAGCAATGCAGTTGAGGTCTATGTGCATCGCCTGCGTAAAAAAATTGAAAGTGGAGGGGTCAGTATTCTCACTTTGCGCGGTCTGGGCTATATGCTAGCGTTGCCGTGA
- the mltB gene encoding lytic murein transglycosylase B — protein MSATLPGIPEFIDEMVARHQFDREELKAVFETVDYRPQVIAAISRPSTIKPWLTYRAAFVNARRVKLGLLFWDKHRAALRRAEKQYGVPQEIIVALIGVETIYGQQMGKFRTLDALTTLAFDYPRRAAFFRDELENYLLLAKAQQFDLFEVKSSYAGALGIPQFMPSSYRKYAVDFNGNHKIDLLDEPVDAIGSVANYLKEYGWVKGGPVAVHAQVSEGCCSEITKIPRSLADWQESDVVVSGHLSPQESARLMDYTVTEGKEYWLGFNNFEVITRYNNSDFYAMTVYQLACGLKSARQVN, from the coding sequence ATGTCAGCAACGCTGCCGGGTATCCCCGAGTTTATTGATGAAATGGTCGCACGGCATCAATTTGATCGCGAAGAGCTGAAGGCTGTTTTTGAAACGGTTGATTACAGGCCTCAGGTTATTGCGGCGATTTCGCGTCCCTCAACGATCAAGCCGTGGCTTACCTACCGCGCTGCCTTCGTCAATGCCCGGCGCGTTAAGCTAGGACTCCTGTTCTGGGATAAGCACCGCGCTGCATTGCGTCGTGCCGAAAAACAATATGGCGTGCCGCAGGAAATCATTGTGGCCTTGATCGGTGTGGAGACGATCTACGGTCAGCAGATGGGAAAGTTTCGTACTCTCGATGCATTGACAACGCTGGCCTTCGATTATCCGCGCCGCGCTGCCTTTTTTCGCGATGAACTGGAAAACTATCTGCTGCTGGCTAAAGCGCAGCAGTTCGATCTATTTGAGGTGAAAAGCTCTTATGCCGGCGCGTTGGGTATTCCTCAGTTCATGCCCAGCAGCTATCGCAAGTATGCGGTCGATTTTAACGGCAATCATAAAATAGATCTGCTGGATGAGCCTGTCGACGCTATCGGCAGCGTGGCCAATTATCTGAAGGAGTACGGCTGGGTAAAAGGCGGGCCGGTTGCGGTGCACGCACAGGTCAGCGAAGGGTGTTGCAGCGAGATCACTAAAATTCCGCGTAGCCTGGCCGACTGGCAGGAATCTGATGTCGTCGTCAGCGGTCATCTCAGTCCGCAAGAAAGTGCGCGATTGATGGACTATACCGTGACTGAGGGTAAAGAATACTGGCTGGGGTTTAATAACTTCGAAGTCATCACGCGCTACAACAACAGCGATTTTTATGCGATGACCGTGTATCAGCTGGCCTGTGGGCTCAAGTCTGCCCGGCAGGTCAATTAA
- a CDS encoding hemerythrin domain-containing protein, with protein MISLNAFQAAPGFDDPLEMLHACHDKILQQCATLTKLDAHLRQSGCDTQVQQAASGILRYFDSAGQFHHQDEEEDLFPLLLGHPDTDSALLARLLAEHEKMQDAWTALRPVLLQLVAGHETPLDSALVENFISRHTDHIAIENAQLLPMAERLLSTQQITLLGRKMSERRGAKFPESMPA; from the coding sequence ATGATTTCTTTGAACGCATTTCAGGCCGCCCCCGGCTTCGACGACCCGCTAGAAATGCTGCACGCCTGCCATGACAAGATATTGCAACAATGCGCCACACTGACAAAACTGGACGCACACCTCAGGCAAAGCGGATGTGACACACAGGTTCAGCAAGCCGCATCAGGGATACTGCGCTACTTTGATAGTGCAGGGCAATTTCACCATCAGGATGAGGAAGAAGATCTGTTCCCTCTGCTGCTAGGCCACCCCGATACCGATAGCGCTTTGCTGGCGCGACTGCTTGCCGAACACGAAAAGATGCAAGACGCGTGGACCGCGTTGCGGCCGGTGCTGCTGCAACTCGTCGCAGGTCATGAAACCCCGCTCGACAGTGCGCTGGTCGAAAACTTTATTTCCCGCCACACCGACCATATTGCGATCGAAAATGCGCAACTGCTGCCGATGGCGGAGCGCCTGTTAAGCACGCAACAAATCACGCTGCTCGGTCGAAAAATGAGCGAGCGCCGTGGCGCAAAATTCCCCGAATCAATGCCTGCCTAA
- a CDS encoding Smr/MutS family protein: MSATVEDAILFRSVVGAVTPLAEHNRATQAKPAVHTRVRSTHSATEILDTLSDYQAQPSAETYLANGLSRMVLRKLRRNSIDDSLDLHGSPIEEARVLLQHFIFSAIQQGFRHVRIIHGKGINSPGGEAVLRALTRNWLTQHPQVLAYCLAPPNLGGDGAVIILLKSN, encoded by the coding sequence ATGAGCGCAACCGTTGAGGATGCCATTTTGTTCCGCTCGGTGGTAGGTGCTGTGACGCCGCTGGCTGAGCACAACCGCGCCACGCAAGCAAAACCTGCCGTTCATACCCGGGTGCGCAGCACACACAGCGCCACTGAAATTCTCGACACCCTGTCCGACTATCAAGCTCAGCCTTCAGCGGAAACCTACCTCGCCAATGGCTTATCGCGCATGGTACTGCGTAAACTGCGGCGCAACAGCATCGATGACAGCCTGGATCTGCACGGCAGCCCGATAGAGGAGGCGCGTGTGCTGTTGCAACACTTTATTTTTTCGGCAATCCAGCAGGGCTTTCGTCATGTACGGATCATCCATGGCAAAGGAATCAACAGCCCGGGCGGTGAAGCGGTGCTGCGCGCCCTGACCCGCAATTGGCTGACGCAACATCCTCAGGTACTGGCTTACTGTCTTGCCCCGCCGAATCTGGGCGGCGATGGTGCGGTCATCATTCTGCTCAAAAGCAATTGA